A section of the Roseivirga sp. BDSF3-8 genome encodes:
- the mobC gene encoding plasmid mobilization relaxosome protein MobC, whose product MKREKKNPLQARVHVRMSQSEKEKLKQMLSKSHCHRSISELVRHLLFHSHITLDYRNASQDEARAELIRLRNDLRKIGVNINQMVRYFHRQDGPAFRQAQAEKIIRLYEQAHTQVITVLKGISHLLKG is encoded by the coding sequence ATGAAAAGGGAGAAAAAGAACCCCCTGCAAGCCCGTGTGCACGTTCGCATGAGCCAGTCCGAAAAGGAGAAGCTGAAGCAAATGCTTTCAAAAAGTCACTGCCACAGGTCAATAAGTGAACTGGTCAGGCACCTGCTTTTTCACAGCCACATTACCCTGGATTATCGCAATGCCAGCCAGGATGAAGCCAGGGCTGAGCTGATCAGGCTACGCAATGACCTGCGCAAAATTGGGGTAAACATCAACCAGATGGTGCGCTATTTCCACAGGCAGGACGGTCCGGCTTTTCGACAGGCACAAGCCGAAAAAATCATACGCCTATACGAGCAGGCACACACCCAGGTAATCACCGTATTAAAAGGAATTAGTCACCTGCTAAAAGGATGA
- a CDS encoding DUF2625 domain-containing protein, producing MRLISLLIGLFFTLSAFGQDSRMRELNELINENDPGWPIVKGWISNATNHVEVLPKDNTRADSALYQSQVTTRSPMGAVIYETGGILVESGWIRILGSGSDELNRSIMDWNKGKSFSEIGNPPSFLLIADDVLGGFYAINGGGIESKNIGKVYYFAPDTLTWENTGLGYSDFLIFCFQGDLQEFYKGLRWDNWVDDVSALDGNQGIFCYPYLWSEEGKDINKVRRKPVPVQELWDFYIANTHK from the coding sequence ATGAGACTAATATCCCTGCTTATCGGGTTGTTTTTCACTTTGTCAGCTTTTGGACAAGACTCCAGGATGAGAGAATTAAATGAGTTAATAAATGAAAATGACCCAGGTTGGCCAATTGTAAAAGGTTGGATTTCTAATGCCACTAATCATGTGGAGGTTCTACCAAAAGATAACACACGGGCTGATTCTGCTTTATATCAATCCCAAGTGACTACACGTTCCCCTATGGGAGCAGTAATCTATGAGACTGGTGGTATATTGGTTGAAAGTGGGTGGATTAGAATACTTGGATCTGGTTCTGATGAACTTAACAGGAGTATTATGGACTGGAATAAAGGAAAGTCATTTTCTGAAATCGGAAACCCACCATCGTTTTTATTAATAGCAGACGATGTACTTGGAGGTTTTTATGCAATCAATGGTGGAGGCATTGAAAGTAAAAATATCGGCAAGGTATATTATTTTGCTCCCGATACATTGACTTGGGAAAATACCGGGTTAGGCTACTCCGATTTCTTAATATTCTGTTTTCAGGGAGATTTACAGGAGTTTTATAAGGGTCTGCGTTGGGATAATTGGGTTGATGATGTTTCAGCACTGGATGGAAATCAAGGCATATTTTGCTACCCTTATTTATGGAGTGAAGAAGGGAAAGACATTAATAAGGTGCGGAGGAAGCCTGTGCCAGTACAAGAATTGTGGGATTTTTACATCGCAAATACTCATAAATAA
- a CDS encoding relaxase/mobilization nuclease domain-containing protein, translating into MIAKISTGRSIQGMLNYNEQKVKKGAASLILANGYADEAGALSFYDKLGGFSELTHKNQRTKTNAVHISLSFSANDKVDTPTMQAIADSYMEQIGFGDQPYLVYRHFDTSHPHIHLVTTNIRADGSRINMHNLGKTKSEAARKWIEEEFRLVKAEEQKPKTLKPLHIEKAQYGKGETKTTIGDIVEQVVKNYKYASLPELNAILSQFNINASRGEPGTRQYENGGLVYSITDDKGHKLGVPIKASALQAKPTLKNLQKRFARNRELRKRDIPRLRGAIDQVLSSDQLHTKESLQQALKKKGIVAIFRTNAEGRNYGITFVDNVNRVAFKGSDLGKEYGVNAMINRMEGKPAAEKEALSIKQSDKAFSMEPNKYETPDLSGLRNLLEALTSGYAEEEVAYGFRKKKKRRSKNL; encoded by the coding sequence ATGATTGCCAAGATCAGTACAGGCAGGAGTATTCAGGGCATGCTTAACTACAATGAGCAGAAAGTGAAAAAGGGCGCCGCCAGTCTTATCTTAGCCAATGGCTATGCGGATGAGGCCGGTGCCCTTAGCTTTTACGATAAGCTGGGAGGTTTTTCTGAGCTTACCCATAAAAACCAGCGTACTAAAACCAATGCCGTGCATATCTCCCTGAGCTTCTCTGCGAATGATAAGGTGGACACCCCTACCATGCAGGCCATCGCGGATAGCTACATGGAGCAAATAGGCTTTGGCGATCAGCCTTATCTCGTCTACCGTCATTTTGACACCAGCCACCCACATATTCACCTGGTCACGACCAACATCCGCGCCGACGGCAGTCGCATCAATATGCACAACCTGGGAAAGACCAAATCAGAAGCAGCCAGGAAGTGGATTGAGGAGGAATTCAGGTTGGTAAAAGCCGAAGAGCAAAAGCCTAAAACGCTAAAGCCTTTGCACATTGAAAAGGCCCAATACGGTAAAGGGGAGACTAAAACTACCATAGGAGACATAGTAGAGCAGGTAGTAAAGAACTATAAGTACGCCAGCCTGCCGGAGCTAAATGCCATACTGAGCCAGTTCAATATAAACGCAAGTCGTGGAGAACCCGGCACCCGCCAGTATGAAAACGGGGGTCTGGTTTACAGTATCACAGACGATAAAGGACATAAGCTGGGAGTGCCTATCAAGGCAAGTGCTTTACAAGCAAAGCCTACCTTAAAGAACCTGCAGAAACGCTTTGCCAGAAATAGAGAACTAAGGAAAAGAGACATTCCGCGTTTGAGAGGGGCCATTGATCAGGTATTATCCTCCGATCAGCTTCACACAAAGGAAAGCCTGCAACAAGCACTGAAAAAGAAGGGTATAGTGGCCATCTTCCGCACCAATGCAGAAGGCCGCAACTATGGCATCACCTTCGTAGACAATGTAAACAGAGTGGCCTTTAAAGGGAGCGATTTAGGCAAGGAATACGGCGTAAATGCTATGATAAACCGAATGGAAGGCAAACCAGCGGCGGAGAAGGAAGCTTTATCCATTAAACAGAGTGATAAAGCTTTTAGTATGGAGCCTAATAAGTACGAAACCCCGGACTTATCAGGATTGAGAAACCTATTAGAAGCCCTTACTTCCGGTTATGCCGAGGAAGAAGTAGCCTATGGATTCAGAAAGAAAAAGAAGAGGAGAAGCAAAAACCTGTAA
- a CDS encoding fibronectin type III domain-containing protein encodes MSYFGLRGSAFKWFIWVLAGLLLSFTVAHAQSAVQASLQVFPPHSVYLSHYSQPGSLQVQLLLRDLSEPSYPVQLRWTIEGPGIRISTRQGYQGNVITLQGGMPRLLSAPELAGGLSPDALDFSGYDRGQFAQSGGQLPEGFYRFTVQAYDFRRPDVPLSAPATATAWLVLADPPLLNLPACNSQVNWQPGQPLLFHWTPMHRGSGLSGIAYEFTLVEVRGGLPPEEAMRTLPPLYQTVTRQTSLTYGLELPPLQEGITYAWRVRAQLDDRTGSPLNSSSGDLFKNQGYSRICAFVPGTPVADLPPLSDLTAEALSHVHAKFSFAGYHRDNRRSQTTTYRLQYRPTHQPDWPWRSVDITDTVYIARELAPDTPYEVKAGVVRNGIASQWSQVTPFTTQAPPEQACYDDEGPLPEITNREPLPNALVGDQIAVGKFTMRLQEVRGGDGVFSGRGTIYVPWMGLTLPVQFDRIAINTDYRMTDGLVHALSKPLDEWREGIEEFWEDRQQLADTTITVSGYLEAVTIKKQEGQEDAEEEITEGPRTYVVTLASGETIEIQQPPGQSVAVTDSQGRTIVIDEEGRIGPILEPEADTPVLATGDRISQPVYFTAYDNQIYGFDTQLHDAYTEHYESLPLSEDENSEYPIAWKALATGQTDRVILKGDTTGLKLYTETGQPVPVLEKTGDDLYTILLTGQGDKEESYLQAIRTNAEDSTESLSGKLNTVSYTPEHLTLKVVPVNGAGYMKPGRGTDISQALKKTYGPAVVNWTVIYEKAFTADYDTDGDGALDDGSTGMLSNYTPEMRKLIRSYEQAHKTAEGTYYLFLVHTPKSAIDEDGTDNARAGFMPYKRQFGFIFTSRIGNSDHFDKTIAHELGHGAFRLQHTFVETPALEEWATDNLMDYTFFGTQLHKHQWDLIHNPRPVWGLLTDDEEVSAYSKVREEYVIELINSYYCARDNGERAFPFYHYEDPAKFWAAPFKWFSGVADKSLLEGISIEDIQLPNTAYGLQYFDRSSIEYFHVGRQERHSVAEKGNVYTAPRYGVRFTSPGGGAIEIDTENKEQAEKLIQIFERTNTSYSNYIKGKVDAIKKLLTEEDEDEVFTILSSSPVCVYEEFAAVTRVELINLLLSEANTDITQETMLVKLLESVSDVETFVPLFEKDVDQIAMLRAIDDSDTRMGLLRAIIRIADLYHSPGKVAFIFSSQDESFSNHWQVSELGSHLHFELISSLSLHSPGPTHTLTLDTLNLRPFEMVGLRINHSHKDVGLSKGTVLESVPALLAAFIINKQEQEAQETVMSLALDITLLSVGIGEISAAYRAYQSSRTLRALFRLTLAVGDNLAAFTDIACQSTDTELCEKWKEVSFYIQIGLLSVSAADGIESLIRRTREVADNQLALYRHLDGIENQSLRNKIVSSGFDEATLSRLDDLLSDANILIRLEANPGLIEAWKVLEETRIDGLASKVDNLEIADDFVKKYPHKLDVFKITLKEAFDAEGILQSVKKFDEVLAISNSNDLIKVLENVTEVNTVMQLEQKGVKSLFRGTTRSKADGFLFPGNTNTQAGGISTSTDPVRATIFAIESTSANQSFRGVIQMGLPKDLGDLKLLAPNNRANIELEAILKISADDFSTLSKVEIAVDDARELVKEVFNIDLPNNIPDNTVSNELLESLDVSGLDKSLEFYQKAIKYSTK; translated from the coding sequence ATGAGTTATTTTGGTCTGAGAGGATCTGCTTTTAAGTGGTTTATTTGGGTTTTAGCTGGCTTACTGCTAAGCTTTACCGTTGCCCATGCCCAGTCCGCCGTGCAGGCCAGCCTGCAGGTATTCCCTCCCCACAGCGTCTATCTGAGCCACTACAGCCAGCCCGGCAGCCTGCAGGTACAGCTCCTGCTGCGTGACCTTAGCGAGCCCAGCTACCCCGTGCAGCTCCGCTGGACCATCGAAGGCCCCGGCATACGGATCAGCACCCGGCAGGGCTATCAAGGCAACGTCATCACCCTGCAGGGCGGCATGCCCCGCCTGCTCTCCGCCCCCGAACTCGCTGGTGGCCTTTCACCCGACGCACTTGACTTCAGCGGCTACGACCGCGGGCAATTTGCCCAAAGCGGCGGTCAGCTCCCCGAAGGCTTCTACCGCTTCACCGTGCAGGCCTACGACTTCCGCCGGCCCGACGTCCCCCTTTCTGCTCCCGCTACCGCCACCGCCTGGCTCGTACTTGCCGACCCGCCCCTGCTAAACCTTCCCGCCTGCAACAGCCAGGTCAACTGGCAGCCCGGCCAGCCTTTGCTTTTCCACTGGACCCCCATGCACCGGGGCAGCGGCCTTAGTGGCATCGCCTACGAATTCACCCTGGTAGAAGTGCGCGGCGGCCTGCCGCCCGAAGAAGCCATGCGCACCCTGCCACCCCTCTACCAGACCGTCACCCGCCAGACCAGCCTCACCTACGGCCTCGAGCTACCGCCCCTGCAGGAAGGCATCACCTACGCCTGGCGCGTGCGGGCGCAGCTGGATGATCGAACTGGCTCTCCTCTAAATAGCTCTTCCGGTGATTTATTTAAAAACCAGGGCTACAGCCGGATCTGCGCCTTCGTACCCGGTACCCCCGTGGCCGACCTGCCTCCCCTAAGCGACCTTACTGCCGAGGCCCTCAGCCACGTCCACGCCAAATTCTCCTTTGCCGGCTACCACAGAGACAACCGCCGTAGCCAGACCACCACCTACCGGCTGCAGTACCGCCCCACCCACCAGCCCGACTGGCCCTGGCGCAGCGTCGATATCACCGACACCGTCTACATCGCCCGGGAGCTTGCTCCCGACACCCCCTACGAAGTAAAGGCCGGCGTGGTGCGCAACGGCATCGCCTCCCAGTGGAGCCAGGTCACCCCCTTTACCACCCAGGCCCCGCCTGAGCAGGCCTGCTATGACGATGAAGGCCCCCTGCCTGAGATCACCAACCGGGAGCCCCTGCCCAATGCCCTGGTCGGTGACCAGATCGCCGTAGGCAAGTTCACCATGCGCCTGCAGGAAGTCCGCGGTGGTGATGGGGTGTTCAGCGGAAGAGGTACCATTTACGTCCCCTGGATGGGCCTTACCCTTCCCGTACAGTTCGACCGCATCGCCATCAACACCGACTACCGGATGACCGACGGACTCGTCCATGCCCTCAGCAAGCCCCTCGATGAGTGGCGGGAAGGCATAGAAGAATTTTGGGAAGACCGGCAGCAACTGGCCGATACCACCATCACCGTCTCCGGCTACCTTGAAGCCGTCACCATCAAGAAACAGGAAGGCCAGGAGGACGCAGAGGAAGAAATTACAGAAGGCCCCCGCACCTACGTCGTCACGCTCGCCAGCGGTGAGACCATTGAGATTCAGCAGCCCCCCGGCCAGAGCGTAGCCGTGACCGACAGCCAGGGCCGCACCATCGTGATCGATGAGGAAGGCCGCATAGGCCCCATCCTCGAGCCGGAGGCAGACACGCCTGTACTCGCCACTGGCGACCGCATCAGCCAGCCCGTGTACTTCACTGCCTACGATAATCAGATTTACGGCTTTGATACCCAATTGCATGACGCCTACACGGAGCACTATGAAAGCCTGCCACTGAGCGAGGATGAAAACAGCGAATACCCTATCGCCTGGAAAGCCCTGGCCACCGGGCAGACTGACAGAGTCATCCTTAAAGGTGATACCACCGGCCTGAAGCTCTACACAGAAACCGGCCAGCCCGTACCGGTGCTTGAAAAGACCGGTGACGACCTGTACACCATCCTGCTCACCGGCCAGGGTGATAAAGAAGAAAGCTACCTGCAGGCCATACGCACCAATGCTGAAGACAGCACTGAGAGCCTCAGTGGGAAACTCAACACCGTCAGCTATACCCCCGAACACCTAACCCTGAAGGTAGTGCCCGTCAACGGCGCAGGCTATATGAAGCCCGGCCGTGGAACAGATATAAGCCAGGCCCTGAAGAAAACCTACGGCCCGGCCGTAGTCAACTGGACCGTCATTTACGAGAAAGCCTTTACCGCCGACTACGACACCGATGGAGACGGCGCTTTGGACGACGGGAGTACCGGTATGCTCTCCAACTACACCCCTGAGATGAGGAAGCTCATCAGGAGCTATGAGCAGGCGCATAAGACAGCAGAAGGCACCTACTACCTCTTCCTGGTCCACACCCCCAAAAGCGCCATAGACGAAGACGGAACGGACAACGCCAGGGCCGGCTTTATGCCCTACAAGCGTCAGTTCGGCTTTATCTTCACCTCCCGCATCGGTAACTCCGACCACTTCGACAAGACCATCGCCCACGAGCTCGGCCACGGCGCCTTCCGCCTGCAGCACACCTTCGTGGAGACTCCCGCCCTGGAGGAGTGGGCCACAGACAATCTGATGGACTACACCTTTTTCGGCACCCAGCTTCACAAACACCAGTGGGACCTCATCCACAACCCCCGGCCCGTATGGGGCTTGCTCACCGATGATGAGGAGGTTTCTGCCTACAGTAAAGTCAGGGAAGAATATGTAATTGAGCTTATCAATAGTTACTACTGTGCGAGAGATAATGGCGAAAGAGCCTTTCCCTTTTACCACTACGAAGATCCGGCAAAATTCTGGGCAGCTCCTTTCAAATGGTTTTCAGGTGTTGCCGATAAAAGTCTGCTGGAAGGCATAAGTATTGAAGACATCCAACTTCCCAATACAGCCTATGGCCTGCAATACTTTGACCGCTCTTCTATAGAGTACTTCCATGTAGGGAGGCAGGAAAGGCATAGTGTTGCCGAAAAAGGAAATGTATATACAGCCCCCCGTTATGGCGTCAGGTTTACCAGCCCCGGGGGAGGGGCTATCGAGATTGATACCGAAAACAAGGAACAGGCCGAAAAGCTCATCCAGATATTTGAAAGAACCAATACTTCCTACAGTAACTACATAAAAGGCAAAGTAGATGCGATCAAAAAGCTACTCACAGAAGAAGATGAAGACGAAGTCTTCACCATACTGAGCTCATCTCCTGTCTGCGTTTATGAAGAGTTTGCTGCTGTCACCAGGGTCGAACTCATCAATTTACTTTTAAGTGAGGCTAATACGGACATCACCCAGGAGACCATGCTGGTAAAGTTGCTGGAAAGTGTATCGGATGTCGAGACCTTTGTGCCACTTTTTGAGAAAGATGTTGACCAAATCGCTATGCTTAGGGCCATAGACGATTCCGACACGCGTATGGGGCTGTTACGAGCTATTATTAGGATTGCCGATCTATATCACTCACCTGGCAAAGTCGCTTTTATATTCTCCAGCCAGGATGAATCATTTTCCAATCACTGGCAGGTATCAGAGTTGGGAAGCCATCTGCACTTTGAGCTTATTTCGAGCTTATCTCTCCATAGCCCTGGACCAACGCATACCCTCACGCTAGATACCCTTAACCTGAGGCCATTTGAAATGGTAGGGCTTAGGATAAACCATAGTCATAAAGATGTAGGTTTATCAAAAGGCACCGTGCTGGAAAGCGTTCCTGCTTTACTGGCAGCATTTATCATTAATAAGCAAGAGCAGGAAGCACAGGAAACAGTCATGTCTCTGGCCCTGGATATTACCCTGCTGTCCGTGGGCATAGGTGAAATCTCAGCGGCCTACCGGGCCTATCAAAGTTCCAGAACCTTGCGAGCCCTATTTAGGCTTACGCTGGCCGTAGGTGATAATCTGGCAGCATTCACCGATATCGCTTGTCAGTCCACTGACACCGAATTATGCGAGAAATGGAAAGAAGTGAGCTTTTACATCCAGATAGGCCTGCTGTCCGTGTCTGCTGCTGACGGCATTGAGAGTTTGATAAGGAGAACCAGGGAGGTGGCTGATAATCAATTGGCCCTCTACAGACACCTTGATGGTATTGAAAATCAGTCCTTGAGAAACAAAATAGTATCATCTGGCTTCGATGAAGCTACTCTCAGCAGGCTCGACGATCTCCTTTCAGATGCCAATATTTTAATTAGACTTGAAGCCAATCCGGGGTTGATTGAGGCGTGGAAGGTTTTGGAGGAAACTAGAATCGACGGGCTTGCGAGCAAAGTTGATAATCTTGAAATAGCAGACGATTTTGTTAAAAAGTACCCTCATAAACTGGATGTATTTAAAATCACATTAAAGGAGGCTTTTGACGCCGAAGGAATACTCCAATCGGTTAAAAAGTTTGATGAGGTACTCGCTATAAGTAACAGTAATGACCTGATCAAGGTACTGGAAAATGTTACGGAAGTGAATACAGTGATGCAACTGGAGCAAAAGGGTGTAAAGTCACTTTTCAGGGGGACGACTAGGAGTAAAGCGGACGGATTTCTGTTCCCAGGAAATACTAATACACAGGCCGGAGGCATCTCAACATCTACAGATCCGGTTAGAGCTACGATTTTTGCAATCGAAAGTACGTCTGCAAACCAGAGCTTTAGGGGTGTTATCCAAATGGGTTTGCCAAAAGACTTAGGAGACCTGAAGTTGCTTGCTCCAAATAATCGTGCTAACATAGAATTGGAAGCAATTTTAAAGATCTCAGCGGACGATTTTTCCACCTTGTCCAAGGTTGAGATAGCTGTAGATGATGCAAGGGAGCTTGTCAAAGAAGTTTTTAATATTGATTTGCCAAATAATATTCCTGATAATACAGTAAGTAATGAACTACTTGAAAGCTTGGATGTGTCTGGTTTAGATAAATCTCTAGAGTTCTATCAAAAAGCGATTAAATATAGCACGAAATGA